From Fulvivirga lutea:
AATTTAGATTCAAACAGGAAACTTGTGAGTCAGCTTAGATCAACACAAGTAAAGTTGAAAAAGCTTCTTGAAAGTAATAAAATACAATCCCAAGAGTTAATTGCACTGAACAAAATTGTTGAAAACCTAAATGCTCTTTCAAATGATATGGGTACTGTAAATGACAATCTTGCTTCCAATAATCAGGATTTTAGTGCAACCATCAACAACCTTGAGTCAACCAATAAAGAGTTAAGAAAAGAGCTCAAAAAACTTCGATTCAGAAACGTACGAAACTATATTATTTCGGGACTAATTGGAGCGGCCATTGGCGGAGCTATCGTAGCTATTTATTAAAAAATTCAGCTTTGCTGTAATTTTTGAAGCTGTTGCTATACTTACCGGGTAAAACAACGATCATGAAATTAATTGAGAAACTTAGATGCTCTTTTAAAACAAGCTACAAGGAGTACTATAAACAATTGAGTGCTGATCAGCTTATTCAAAGGAGAAAATCCTTAAAAAAACAATACCTCGCTCCTGCCATTGCCTGGATAGTGTCCTTTGGAATAATCCTTTTTTCAGGATTAGAATTCGAGATCATGATCCTCTTTGCCGGATCTGTATTTGGTACTGTAGCAATGTTGTATGAAGATTACAGAAAAAGGTTAATGTGTATTGATGAGATTTTGAAGGGAAATAATTGATTAGCACTAAATTCTAGTAACACTTAATCAAATAAAGGAACTTCTATGTCTTCGTATTCAACTTTTTCATGCGCTTCAGGCACATCTCCTAGCCCATTTTTACCGCGCAATTGGCCTACTGGATAAATTGTCAGTTCTTCTTCCGGGTAAGGTCTAATGAGCGATTCAATAAACTTTTTATCGGAATCGTTCTGAATCTCATGAAGCCAGTCAAATTTCATCTCATTCGGTATGATGTTGAGCATTCTTGGATTGCTTTCATCCCTGTTATGCACTTTCGCCAATGCACTATTGGCTTCTGTTGTAACGATAGTCACTGTTTTAACTACTTCTCCAGTTTCTTTGTCTACCCATTCTTCCCATAAACCGCCCATATACATAGGCAACTTATTTTTAAACTCAATGTAGTATGGAATTTTTCGCTTGCCTTTTGCGTCAGCCCAATAGTGTTCATAATATCCTGTTAGTACCACCAAGCATCTCCGCTTTTTTGCAGCGGCCCTGAATGACGGCTTCTCAAAAATTGTTTCTCCTCTGGCATTTAGCGTTTGGTTTGAAAGTTTTTGAGCAGTTTTTGAATCTTTTACCCAAAATGGAATGAGTCCCCATTGAAAGAATTGTAGTTCATCGGGCTTATCGGCAGTGATAACCCCAAGTTTTTGATGACTAAAGCCAGAAGTGTAATAATGTTCTATGGACTCATTATACCTTTTGAGCTTTTCTAATTCCTTCAATTTCTTACTTAAGAAGTCAATTTCTGATTTATCAGCACCCAAGCGTTCAGCTTCTTTAAGCTGTCTTTTGTAATTGGTAGCTACATCGTAACACATGATATGTACTATTAATGGTTTGCAGAGATATCAATAAACTCCTTAAAAATGGCAAAACTCAAAACAGTACAGAAGAATTTAGCGGAATTACCCCTCCCCAAAAATCTCTTCAAGCTTTTGCTCTAGTGCTCTGCCTCTTAAGTTTTTACCAATAATTCTTCCTTCTGGGTCTAACAATAGCGCAAATGGAATTGCTTTAATATTATACGTTTTCGCTGCTTCGCTATTCCAGTATTTAAGATCTGAAACCTGGGTCCAGTGTAAACCATCTTGCTCAATGGCCTGCAACCAATCTTCTTTTTTTCGATCTAGTGACACACCATACACCTCAAAACCCTGGTCGTTATACTTATTGTACATTCTAACTACATTAGGATTTTCTTTACGGCACGGACCGCACCATTTCGCCCAAAAATCTACCAACACATATTTACCTCTTAATGAAGATAATGGCACTACTTCCCCTTCGGGGTTTGGTAAAGCAATTTCAGGTGCTACCATTCCAATGGCTAATTGCTTGCTAGCCTCAACTTCTTCAATAAACTGAATAGCTACTTCAGAATTAGGTAACTCTTTTTTAGCCTCCTCAGCAATTTTTACATATAAATCATAATGCTTGTCTTTATCCAGCATTCTGCCTGAGCGTAAAATTTCTAAAACCCCTAAAGTGGCACCGGCAGAATCTACCATGGCAGCAATTTTTTCTTTAAAGCTATCATCTAATGCCATATACTCATCTTGAGCCGCTGTCATGGCTTCTAAATCATTAGTATTTCTAGCAATTGTAAACTTTTGATTGATTTCCTGAACTTCTTGTGACGACTGAAAAGCAGAACCCATCTCTTGCACCTTTTGAATAAAGTCGTGGTCGGATGATCCTGAAACTTCTGCAAAACCGGCTCTATTATTTCCATCAACTCTCACACTAATGTCATCTTTATCTAAAAGAACATTCACAAACTGTGTATTATAAAAATTCAAACGGTAATAACCAGGTTCTTCAATACTCACCATCTTTTTGAATGAGTAATTTTCATCCAATTGAAAAGTATCATAGGGCACGGGTTTATTGTTCTCATACTTTTCTAGTGTTATACTACCTGATTGTGGGTACGATACCACGCCAGAAATTTCAATACCTTCCTCCACTTGCTCCTGACCGTTGCCATTGCCTGAAGTACAAGATGTTATGAGTAGCACGAGGGCTACAATTAATGATAATGGTTTCACAATTCTATTTTCAATTTTTATCATAATGCACTAACTCAGCTTGTTTATCAAAAGTTCGTTCGTAACCTTTGGGTCGGCCTTGCCCCGACTCCTTTTCATTACTTCACCTACAAACATACCTAAAAGACCCTTTTTTCCATTCTTGTATGCTTTTACTTTATCAGGATGTTCATTTAGTACGTCATTAATTAACTGTTCTAAAACCCCGGCATCGCTTTCCTGAATTAAATTCAATTCTTCTGCTACTTGAATCACTGGCTTCTCAGTATTCAACAACGCTGGCAACAACCGTTGCGAAGCAATAGAAAAACTAACCTTGTTGCTGTCTACCAAAGATATTAAATCTGCCAATCTCTTAGCAGAAAGATTCAGGTCGGTAATTTCAAGGCCATTTTCATTAAGGTATGATTTTATTGGCCCCATGAGCCAATTAGAAACTGCTTTAAAATTGGTGGTATAAGTACAAACTTCCTGAAAGTATTCTGCCGTGTTTTTATTTTCAATTAGCACATTGGCATCATAATCGGGTAAGCTGTATTCGACTATAAATTTATCTAACAACTCCCAGGGCAAAGCTGGCATTTGTGTTTGTATTTCTGCTAGCCATCTATCTGATACATGAACAGGGCTTAAATCAGGGTCTGGGAAATAGCGATAATCGTTTAACTCCTCTTTGGTGCGCATACCAGTAGTTATACCAGTTTCGGCATTAAAGTCTCTTGTTTCTGAATCTATAGCTAGTCCTTTTTCAGCCAGCTCAATCTGCCGTTGAATTTCAAAATCAATGGCACGACCAACATTTTTAATGGAGTTCATATTTTTCACCTCCACTTTCTTTCCATACTCACTAGCTCCTTTCGGCATGATAGAAATGTTTGCATCGCACCTCAGAGAACCCTCTTCCATATTTCCATCACAAATTTCCAGGTATCGCACCAGCCTACGGATTTCTGCTAAAAATGCCTGAGCCTCCTCTGAAGAATGAATCACTGGTTCTGTAACAATTTCAATTAACGGAACACCTGACCTGTTAAAATCAATCAACGAATCCTCTTCCCCTTCTAAATGGATTGATTTACCTGCATCTTCTTCCAGATGTATTCTATTGAGCTTTATGGTGCGTTTTTCACCTGACTGTTTTGTAATTACTATTTGACCACCAACACAAACTGGCGTTCTATCTTGCGTGATTTGATAACCTTTAGGTGAATCGGGATAGAAATAATTCTTTCTGTCAAAAATCATTTCTCTAGAAATGACCGATTGACAGGCCAGACCCATTTTAATGGCGTACTCTACAGCCTT
This genomic window contains:
- a CDS encoding SOS response-associated peptidase; this translates as MCYDVATNYKRQLKEAERLGADKSEIDFLSKKLKELEKLKRYNESIEHYYTSGFSHQKLGVITADKPDELQFFQWGLIPFWVKDSKTAQKLSNQTLNARGETIFEKPSFRAAAKKRRCLVVLTGYYEHYWADAKGKRKIPYYIEFKNKLPMYMGGLWEEWVDKETGEVVKTVTIVTTEANSALAKVHNRDESNPRMLNIIPNEMKFDWLHEIQNDSDKKFIESLIRPYPEEELTIYPVGQLRGKNGLGDVPEAHEKVEYEDIEVPLFD
- a CDS encoding TlpA disulfide reductase family protein, with the translated sequence MIKIENRIVKPLSLIVALVLLITSCTSGNGNGQEQVEEGIEISGVVSYPQSGSITLEKYENNKPVPYDTFQLDENYSFKKMVSIEEPGYYRLNFYNTQFVNVLLDKDDISVRVDGNNRAGFAEVSGSSDHDFIQKVQEMGSAFQSSQEVQEINQKFTIARNTNDLEAMTAAQDEYMALDDSFKEKIAAMVDSAGATLGVLEILRSGRMLDKDKHYDLYVKIAEEAKKELPNSEVAIQFIEEVEASKQLAIGMVAPEIALPNPEGEVVPLSSLRGKYVLVDFWAKWCGPCRKENPNVVRMYNKYNDQGFEVYGVSLDRKKEDWLQAIEQDGLHWTQVSDLKYWNSEAAKTYNIKAIPFALLLDPEGRIIGKNLRGRALEQKLEEIFGEG
- the gatB gene encoding Asp-tRNA(Asn)/Glu-tRNA(Gln) amidotransferase subunit GatB, producing the protein MMEESVKDKYDVIIGLEVHAQLLTQSKIFNSDSTTFGNQPNVNISEITFAHPGTLPVLNKKAVEYAIKMGLACQSVISREMIFDRKNYFYPDSPKGYQITQDRTPVCVGGQIVITKQSGEKRTIKLNRIHLEEDAGKSIHLEGEEDSLIDFNRSGVPLIEIVTEPVIHSSEEAQAFLAEIRRLVRYLEICDGNMEEGSLRCDANISIMPKGASEYGKKVEVKNMNSIKNVGRAIDFEIQRQIELAEKGLAIDSETRDFNAETGITTGMRTKEELNDYRYFPDPDLSPVHVSDRWLAEIQTQMPALPWELLDKFIVEYSLPDYDANVLIENKNTAEYFQEVCTYTTNFKAVSNWLMGPIKSYLNENGLEITDLNLSAKRLADLISLVDSNKVSFSIASQRLLPALLNTEKPVIQVAEELNLIQESDAGVLEQLINDVLNEHPDKVKAYKNGKKGLLGMFVGEVMKRSRGKADPKVTNELLINKLS